In a genomic window of Balaenoptera ricei isolate mBalRic1 chromosome 3, mBalRic1.hap2, whole genome shotgun sequence:
- the LOC132363797 gene encoding mitochondrial fission factor-like has protein sequence MSKRTSNDTSLGRVSGAAFPSPSAAEMAEISRIQYEMEYTEGISQRMRVPEKLKVAPPNADLEQGFQEGVSNASVIMQVPERIVVAGNNEDIPFSRPADLDLIQSTPFKPLALKTPPHVLTLSERPLDFLDLEKPPPTPQNEEIRAVGRLKRERSMSENAVRQNGQLVRTDSIPVLRGGSAAATSNPHHDNARYGISNIDTTIEGTSDDMTVVDAASLRRQIIKLNRRLQLLEEENKERAKREMVMYSITVAFWLLNSWLWFRR, from the coding sequence atgagtaaaagaacAAGCAATGACACATCACTAGGAAGAGTGAGTGGGGCAGCATTTCCTTCTCCCAGTGCTGCTGAGATGGCGGAAATTAGTCGAATTCAATATGAAATGGAATACACCGAAGGTATTAGTCAGCGAATGAGGGTCCCGGAAAAATTAAAGGTAGCACCACCAAATGCTGACCTGGAACAAGGATTCCAAGAAGGAGTTTCAAATGCTAGTGTGATTATGCAGGTTCCAGAGAGAATTGTTGTAGCAGGAAATAATGAAGACATTCCATTTTCAAGACCAGCAGATCTTGACCTTATACAGTCAACTCCCTTCAAACCTCTGGCACTAAAAACACCACCTCATGTacttacgctaagtgaaagaccACTAGATTTTCTGGATTTAGAAAAACCTCCACCAACCCCTCAAAATGAAGAAATCCGTGCAGTTGGCAGGCTAAAAAGAGAGCGCTCTATGAGTGAAAATGCTGTTCGCCAAAATGGACAGCTGGTCAGGACTGACTCCATACCTGTGTTGCGTGGTGGGTCTGCTGCCGCCACCTCTAACCCTCATCATGACAACGCCAGGTATGGCATTTCAAATATAGATACAACGATTGAAGGAACCTCAGATGACATGACTGTTGTAGACGCAGCTTCATTAAGACGACAGATAATCAAACTAAATAGACGTCTACAACTTCTGGAAGAGGAGAACAAAGAACGTGCTAAAAGAGAAATGGTCATGTAttcaattactgtagctttctggcTGCTTAATAGCTGGCTCTGGTTTCGCCGCTAG
- the LOC132363390 gene encoding LOW QUALITY PROTEIN: neuropeptide Y receptor type 6-like (The sequence of the model RefSeq protein was modified relative to this genomic sequence to represent the inferred CDS: deleted 1 base in 1 codon; substituted 1 base at 1 genomic stop codon), producing MELFLNHPASNKTNIKSNNSAFFYFESCRPTSLALLLLLIVYTVILIMDFFGKLSLIIIIFKKQREAQNVTNILYANLSLSDILVCVMYIPFTIIYTLMDHRIFGDIMCKRTSYVHSVSICTXEVVSVSIFSLVLTAVERYQLIVNPRGWKRSVAHAYWDITLIWLFSLLLSIPFFLSYCLTHEPFQNLSLPTDLYTQQVACVENWPSKMNWLLFTTSLFMLQYCVPLSFTLICYLKIVICLRRRNGKVDKKRESESWVRENKRINTMLISTAVTFGVCWLPLNIFKVIFDWYHEVLMSCHHDLVFVFCHLIAMVSTCIHPLFYGFLNKNFQKDLVLLIHHCWCFAPRERYQNIAISSMHTDESKGSLRLVHTSRSI from the exons ATGGAACTTTTCCTAAACCATCCAGCATCTAATAAAACCAATATAAAGAGCAACAACTCTGCATTTTTCTACTTTGAGTCCTGTAGA CCCACTTCCCTAGCCTTGCTCCTATTACTCATAGTCTATACTGTGATCTTAATCATGGACTTTTTTGGAAAACTCTCTCTCATTATTATCATCTTTAAGAAGCAGAGAGAAGCTCAGAATGTCACCAACATACTGTATGccaatctctccctctctgacaTCTTGGTATGTGTCATGTACATCCCTTTTACTATCATCTACACTCTGATGGATCACCGGATATTTGGGGATATCATGTGCAAACGCACCTCCTATGTGCATAGTGTCTCCATATGCACATAGGAGGT TGTCTCTGTGTCCATATTCTCACTTGTGTTAACTGCTGTTGAAAGATATCAGCTGATTGTGAACCCTCGGGGCTGGAAACGCAGTGTAGCTCACGCCTACTGGGATATCACATTGATTTGGCTATTTTCCCTTCTGTTGTCTATTCCCTTCTTCCTGTCCTACTGCCTCACCCATGAGCCCTTCCAAAACCTCTCTCTTCCCACTGACCTCTACACCCAGCAGGTGGCCTGTGTAGAGAACTGGCCCTCCAAAATGAACTGGCTCCTCTTTACAACCTCCCTGTTTATGCTGCAATATTGTGTCCCTCTGAGCTTCACCCTCATCTGCTACCTGAAGATTGTTATCTGCCTCCGCAGGAGAAATGGGAAAGTAGACAAGAAGAGGGAAAGTGAGAGCTGGGTCAGGGAGAACAAGAGGATCAACACGATGTTGATTTCTACTGCGGTAACCTTTGGGGTCTGCTGGCTTCCCTTGAACATCTTCAAGGTCATCTTTGACTGGTATCATGAGGTCCTGATGAGCTGCCACCATGACCTGGTATTTGTATTTTGCCACTTGATTGCTATGGTTTCTACATGTATACATCCTCTGTTTTATGGCTTTCTCAACAAAAATTTCCAGAAGGACCTGGTGTTGCTTATTCACCACTGCTGGTGCTTTGCACCTCGGGAAAGATATCAAAATATTGCCATCTCCAGTATGCACACAGATGAATCCAAGGGATCATTAAGATTAGTTCATACATCAAGAAGTATATAA